In the genome of Halobacterium noricense, one region contains:
- a CDS encoding TVP38/TMEM64 family protein yields the protein MKRYAAGVALTAVLVLAVVARPADALGALRAALASPWFPVLLVGLYAVRPLLGWPISVLSALVGFQYGLVVGVPVALAGAVVTSLPAYAAGRYAPADGRLFGRFSDGSQRFFAATGDVRGLVAARFAPTPAEPVSAAAGAGNVSLRSFTAGTLVGELPWVVATVAFGSGLDAFTMAATDVNPVVVAGGVLAAAVLLSPVAYRAWQQRA from the coding sequence ATGAAACGGTACGCGGCCGGCGTCGCGCTCACGGCGGTGCTCGTGCTCGCCGTCGTGGCGCGGCCGGCTGACGCGCTCGGCGCGCTCCGGGCGGCGCTCGCCAGCCCGTGGTTCCCCGTGCTGCTGGTCGGCCTCTACGCGGTCCGCCCGCTGTTGGGCTGGCCCATCAGCGTGCTGTCCGCGCTCGTGGGCTTCCAGTACGGACTCGTCGTGGGCGTGCCGGTCGCGCTCGCGGGCGCGGTCGTCACGAGCCTCCCGGCGTACGCCGCGGGCCGCTACGCGCCCGCAGACGGCCGGCTGTTCGGCCGGTTCTCGGACGGCAGCCAGCGCTTCTTCGCCGCCACGGGCGACGTCCGCGGCCTCGTCGCCGCGCGGTTCGCCCCCACACCAGCAGAACCGGTTTCGGCCGCGGCGGGCGCAGGCAACGTCAGCCTCCGCTCGTTCACGGCCGGCACGCTCGTCGGTGAACTCCCGTGGGTCGTCGCAACCGTTGCGTTCGGGAGCGGCCTCGACGCGTTCACGATGGCCGCGACCGACGTGAATCCGGTCGTCGTCGCGGGCGGCGTGCTCGCGGCGGCCGTGCTGTTGAGCCCGGTCGCGTATCGCGCGTGGCAACAGCGCGCGTAG
- a CDS encoding HVO_2523 family zinc finger protein, which translates to MSEQSTGAGRGGSRCPMCDAAMFKRHCKYVCPQHGVIADCADPFKF; encoded by the coding sequence ATGAGCGAGCAGTCGACGGGCGCGGGCCGCGGCGGCAGCCGCTGTCCGATGTGCGACGCGGCGATGTTCAAGCGCCACTGCAAGTACGTCTGCCCGCAGCACGGCGTAATTGCGGACTGCGCAGACCCCTTCAAATTCTGA
- a CDS encoding helix-turn-helix transcriptional regulator: MQGSRYARWLVVAVLVAAAAPAVGGASGTQDATSVQPEVDNTVTSIDVAADGSATWTVAVRTRLNSDRAVSDYEAFQQRFRENTSQFLDPYRDRIREVVERAANATGREMTATNFSASTSIQELPRRWGVVTYEFTWRGFAATNGDSVAVGDVFQGGYYLSADDLLELTTPPEYRVANVTPEPDALENGTLRWTGQLDFGDERPDVEYTAAETAPTTTTRAESGGSAFPWLAVAAGFVVVAVAGVVVYRRRRGKTGGDSSEVSAAAVAARASTGATSGPVTDEERVRELLADRGGRVEQAAVAEELDWSPSKTSRVVSRMVEDDDVQKLRVGRRNILELADDAAD, encoded by the coding sequence ATGCAAGGGAGCCGTTACGCGCGCTGGCTCGTGGTCGCCGTTCTGGTCGCCGCAGCGGCGCCGGCTGTCGGCGGCGCTTCGGGCACCCAAGACGCGACCAGCGTCCAGCCGGAAGTCGACAACACCGTCACGTCAATCGACGTGGCCGCCGACGGGTCCGCGACGTGGACTGTCGCCGTGCGGACGCGGCTGAACTCCGACCGGGCCGTCAGCGACTACGAGGCGTTCCAGCAGCGGTTCCGGGAGAACACCTCGCAGTTCCTCGACCCGTACCGCGACCGCATCCGGGAGGTCGTCGAGCGCGCGGCGAACGCCACCGGCCGCGAGATGACGGCGACGAACTTCTCGGCGTCCACCAGCATTCAGGAGCTGCCGCGGCGCTGGGGCGTCGTCACCTACGAGTTCACGTGGCGCGGGTTCGCGGCCACGAACGGCGACAGCGTCGCGGTCGGCGACGTGTTCCAGGGCGGCTACTACCTCTCGGCGGACGACCTCCTCGAACTGACGACGCCGCCCGAGTACCGCGTCGCGAACGTGACCCCCGAGCCCGACGCCCTCGAGAACGGCACGCTCCGGTGGACCGGGCAACTGGACTTCGGCGACGAACGCCCCGACGTCGAGTACACCGCCGCCGAGACCGCGCCGACCACGACGACGCGAGCCGAATCCGGCGGGAGCGCGTTCCCGTGGCTCGCTGTCGCCGCGGGCTTTGTCGTCGTCGCGGTCGCCGGAGTCGTCGTGTATCGCCGCAGGCGAGGCAAGACAGGCGGCGACTCTAGCGAAGTCAGTGCGGCGGCGGTAGCCGCACGCGCTTCCACCGGGGCCACGAGCGGGCCGGTCACCGACGAGGAGCGCGTCCGCGAACTCCTCGCAGACCGCGGTGGCCGCGTCGAACAAGCCGCCGTCGCCGAAGAACTGGACTGGTCGCCGTCGAAGACCAGTCGCGTCGTTTCTCGGATGGTCGAGGACGACGACGTTCAAAAGCTGCGCGTCGGCCGGCGGAACATCCTCGAACTCGCCGACGACGCCGCGGACTGA
- a CDS encoding DUF7096 domain-containing protein, producing the protein MTRTRTVVTVLVAAALLVGTAAPAAAGALPGTDSTQSVTGTVDDTGAQENNTTQNGSVDVAVGQQLSTVVSVTSDEVETEVEDTAFEVSFERANESERAEAVAQRVAELRERAGQIRADYRDATAAYESGNLTKSAYGQRLATLNARADSVLHSLSAVRERATNVSELELRAEGVANSTLENATEPLSAVAGAGPSALLQRYLGASEGEVELETADGLSIEAESESGERSRELQRPQDDNNSITVTQSAALETARGALSTPENGSWRLRSASVHDDDGYYNFEFALAGTNSTGEAEVRVDGSSGDVFRLEAAVEASERDNDEDDRETDEREGDELALVVAGGTPAANETITVRALSNGDPAANATVALNGDVVGTTAADGTLSVTLPASGEAELTATRGDSEGELGFEFGDEDDEVYRALAVDASVGDNTTTVSVTYDGDSVAGASVYANGERVGQTGSDGTVTFRTPGGDELELEVVKGEFEAELSYELRDGTLVQTEGPHEGDGDKADGERENESGEDEGDEEAADDEAENETEDGSDEPEETEAEGTETEDEESGDATDSDDETETEATETEDGDGGDDTETEATETEDGDDD; encoded by the coding sequence ATGACTCGGACGCGAACCGTCGTCACCGTGCTGGTAGCTGCCGCGTTGCTCGTCGGGACCGCCGCACCAGCGGCAGCCGGCGCGCTCCCCGGCACCGACAGCACGCAGTCGGTAACAGGTACGGTCGACGACACCGGCGCACAGGAGAACAACACCACGCAGAACGGCTCCGTCGACGTCGCCGTCGGCCAGCAGCTGTCGACGGTGGTCTCGGTGACCAGCGACGAGGTGGAGACGGAGGTCGAGGACACCGCCTTCGAGGTGTCCTTCGAGCGCGCCAACGAGAGCGAGCGCGCCGAAGCCGTCGCTCAGCGCGTCGCGGAACTCCGCGAGCGCGCCGGCCAAATCCGGGCGGACTACCGGGACGCCACGGCGGCCTACGAGAGTGGGAACCTCACGAAATCCGCGTACGGCCAGCGGCTCGCGACGCTGAACGCGCGCGCCGACAGCGTCCTGCACAGCCTCTCGGCGGTCCGGGAGCGCGCGACGAACGTTTCCGAGCTGGAGCTGCGCGCCGAGGGCGTGGCGAACAGCACGCTCGAAAACGCCACTGAACCCCTCTCGGCGGTCGCTGGCGCGGGCCCGTCAGCGCTGCTCCAGCGGTACCTCGGCGCGAGCGAGGGCGAAGTCGAACTGGAGACGGCCGACGGGCTCAGCATCGAGGCCGAGAGCGAGAGCGGCGAGCGCTCCCGCGAACTCCAGCGTCCGCAGGACGACAACAACTCGATCACGGTGACTCAGTCGGCGGCGCTGGAAACCGCGCGGGGCGCGCTGTCGACGCCCGAGAACGGGTCGTGGCGCCTGCGGTCGGCGAGCGTCCACGACGACGACGGCTACTACAACTTCGAATTCGCGCTCGCGGGAACGAACAGCACCGGTGAGGCGGAGGTCCGCGTCGACGGCTCCAGCGGCGACGTGTTCCGCCTCGAAGCGGCAGTCGAGGCATCCGAGCGCGACAACGACGAAGACGACCGCGAGACGGACGAACGCGAGGGCGACGAACTCGCGCTCGTGGTTGCCGGCGGAACGCCCGCGGCGAACGAGACGATAACCGTGCGGGCGCTGTCGAACGGCGACCCCGCGGCGAACGCCACGGTGGCGTTGAACGGCGACGTCGTCGGCACGACGGCCGCCGACGGAACGCTGTCGGTGACGCTGCCGGCGTCCGGCGAGGCCGAACTGACCGCAACCCGCGGCGACAGCGAGGGCGAGCTCGGCTTCGAGTTCGGCGACGAGGACGACGAAGTGTACCGCGCGCTCGCCGTCGACGCGTCGGTCGGCGACAACACGACCACCGTCTCGGTGACCTACGACGGTGACAGCGTCGCCGGTGCGTCCGTGTACGCGAACGGCGAGCGCGTCGGACAGACGGGCAGTGACGGCACGGTGACGTTCCGGACGCCCGGCGGCGACGAACTCGAACTCGAGGTCGTGAAAGGGGAGTTCGAAGCCGAACTCTCGTACGAACTTCGGGACGGGACCCTCGTTCAGACGGAGGGACCCCACGAGGGCGACGGTGACAAAGCCGACGGCGAACGCGAGAACGAGAGTGGGGAAGACGAGGGTGACGAGGAAGCCGCGGACGACGAAGCGGAAAACGAGACCGAGGACGGCAGCGACGAACCCGAGGAAACAGAAGCTGAGGGGACGGAAACCGAGGACGAGGAAAGCGGCGACGCGACGGACAGCGACGACGAAACCGAGACCGAAGCGACTGAAACCGAAGACGGCGACGGCGGGGACGACACCGAAACTGAAGCGACTGAAACCGAAGACGGCGACGACGACTAA
- a CDS encoding adenosylcobalamin-dependent ribonucleoside-diphosphate reductase yields the protein MSTPNVSADEVDLPIKRTTGDSLEERLTANAYHNILPARYLRKNADGEHVEEQEDLFERVAKNIALAEVVYESDEPVTVTPDQLKPDHPRRDELTTEVFGREASKTPQADGEAVDDDISPEDDAEVELTESNVNKFAYDTVVPELDDDVRSHVEAQRDEFQNLMEDLSFMPNSPTLMNAGDELQQLSACFVDSPDDDITDIHQTAKEAAEVFQSGGGMGYAFWKLRPYGDTVGSTGGIASGPLTFMETFDQMCETIAQGGARRGAQMAVMRISHPDVIEFIHAKNKDVSLAQTLKLNDPDDYTYTEFSEALEEARELIDEDGRVPEHLRNAVEGHLSNFNISVGVTDGFMEALEAGEEYTFTNPRTEEPHIATEETKEMYARYGLGEYVTPGEELTLPAELVWERIVEGAHENGEPGVIYLERVNKQHSFDVEEHPDHRILATNPCGEQPLEEYEACNLGHINLSTLAAQDAPDWRVWSEEHDFDTLEAGVDRFLEDALDNEEFDHRIEMGTRFLENVVTMSDFPVEEIEEKVAEMRKVGLGVMGLAQLYIQLGVKYGSEEGNEIARQVMRHIDHGSKAASHDLATERGSFDEWDKSKYANPTDYPEWFEHHTGEDPADWADGFPIRNHNTTTIAPTGTTSMVGNTTGGCEPIYNVAYYKNVSDDVQGDEMLVEFDDYFLRTLEANDIDVEAVKKEAQEQMSNNEFDGVEGLKTVPDPIGELFVVTSDLSGKDHAAVQTACQQGVDSAISKTCNFPNDASVEDMDEVYRYIYDNGGKGVTVYRDGTRSKQVLTTRADNTEFSQMDEDEAAEAIVETIQETFGGIEGFLDNEDVQAAFGEDLRDIFAGEEDAFDGEFAEKQARPDLLHGVTQRIDTGYGKLYVTINEDPEQERPFELFANTGNSGGFTGSFTEALAKTISVALRSGVDPEEIADKLQGIRSPKVAWDKGAQVNSIPDAFGTALRRYLDGDVDRAAYPQQQRLGEVTDDATTPETDGGAASEPPVGGPQGPSGAGGDGQQQDDATQSLIDAGESPECPDCGSMTLYYSEGCKTCESCGWSEC from the coding sequence ATGAGCACGCCGAACGTCTCCGCGGACGAAGTCGACCTGCCCATCAAGCGGACCACCGGCGACTCGCTCGAAGAGCGCCTCACCGCGAACGCCTACCACAACATCCTGCCGGCGCGCTACCTCCGCAAGAACGCCGACGGCGAACACGTCGAAGAACAGGAGGACCTCTTCGAGCGCGTCGCGAAGAACATCGCGCTCGCGGAAGTCGTCTACGAGAGCGACGAGCCGGTGACGGTCACGCCCGACCAGCTCAAGCCCGACCACCCGCGCCGCGACGAACTCACCACTGAGGTCTTCGGCAGAGAGGCGTCGAAGACGCCTCAGGCAGACGGCGAAGCCGTCGACGACGACATCTCCCCCGAGGACGACGCCGAGGTCGAGCTCACCGAGAGCAACGTCAACAAATTCGCGTACGACACGGTCGTCCCCGAACTCGACGACGACGTGCGAAGCCACGTCGAAGCCCAGCGTGACGAGTTCCAGAACCTGATGGAGGACCTCTCGTTCATGCCGAACTCGCCGACGCTGATGAACGCCGGCGACGAGCTCCAGCAGCTCTCGGCGTGCTTCGTCGACTCCCCGGACGACGACATCACCGACATCCACCAGACCGCCAAGGAAGCCGCGGAAGTCTTCCAGTCCGGCGGCGGCATGGGGTACGCGTTCTGGAAGCTCCGGCCGTACGGCGACACCGTCGGCTCCACCGGCGGCATCGCCTCCGGCCCGCTGACGTTCATGGAGACGTTCGATCAGATGTGCGAGACCATCGCACAGGGCGGCGCGCGCCGCGGCGCACAGATGGCCGTGATGCGCATCAGCCACCCGGACGTCATCGAGTTCATCCACGCGAAGAACAAGGACGTCAGCCTCGCGCAGACGCTCAAACTCAACGACCCCGACGACTACACGTACACGGAGTTCTCGGAAGCCCTCGAAGAGGCCCGCGAACTCATCGACGAGGACGGCCGCGTCCCCGAACACCTCCGCAACGCCGTGGAGGGCCACCTCTCGAACTTCAACATCTCCGTGGGCGTCACGGACGGCTTCATGGAGGCCCTCGAAGCGGGCGAGGAGTACACGTTCACGAACCCGCGCACCGAGGAACCCCACATCGCCACCGAGGAAACCAAGGAGATGTACGCCCGGTACGGGCTCGGCGAGTACGTCACGCCCGGCGAGGAGCTCACGCTGCCCGCGGAACTGGTCTGGGAACGCATCGTCGAGGGTGCCCACGAGAACGGCGAACCCGGCGTCATCTACCTCGAACGCGTCAACAAGCAGCACTCCTTCGACGTCGAGGAACACCCCGACCACCGCATCCTCGCGACGAACCCCTGCGGCGAACAGCCCCTCGAGGAGTACGAGGCGTGTAACCTCGGCCACATCAACCTCTCGACGCTCGCCGCTCAGGACGCCCCCGACTGGCGCGTCTGGAGCGAGGAACACGACTTCGACACCCTCGAAGCGGGTGTCGACCGCTTCCTCGAGGACGCGCTCGACAACGAGGAGTTCGACCACCGCATCGAGATGGGGACGCGCTTCCTGGAGAACGTCGTCACCATGTCGGACTTCCCCGTCGAGGAGATCGAAGAGAAGGTCGCCGAGATGCGGAAGGTCGGCCTCGGCGTCATGGGTCTCGCGCAGCTGTACATCCAGCTCGGCGTGAAGTACGGCAGCGAGGAGGGCAACGAGATCGCCCGGCAGGTCATGCGCCACATCGACCACGGGTCGAAGGCAGCGTCCCACGACCTCGCCACGGAGCGCGGGAGCTTCGACGAGTGGGACAAGTCCAAGTACGCGAACCCGACCGACTACCCCGAGTGGTTCGAGCACCACACGGGCGAGGACCCCGCGGACTGGGCGGACGGCTTCCCGATTCGCAACCACAACACGACGACCATCGCGCCGACCGGCACGACCTCGATGGTCGGGAACACCACGGGCGGCTGTGAGCCCATCTACAACGTCGCCTACTACAAGAACGTCAGCGACGACGTGCAGGGCGACGAGATGCTCGTGGAGTTCGACGACTACTTCCTCCGCACGCTGGAGGCCAACGACATCGACGTCGAGGCCGTCAAGAAGGAAGCCCAGGAGCAGATGTCGAACAACGAGTTCGACGGCGTCGAAGGGCTGAAGACGGTTCCGGACCCCATCGGCGAACTGTTCGTCGTGACCTCCGACCTCTCCGGGAAGGACCACGCGGCGGTCCAGACGGCCTGCCAGCAGGGCGTCGACTCCGCCATCTCGAAGACGTGTAACTTCCCGAACGACGCCTCGGTCGAGGACATGGACGAGGTTTACCGCTACATCTACGACAACGGCGGGAAGGGCGTCACCGTCTACCGCGACGGCACCCGCAGCAAGCAGGTGCTGACGACGCGCGCGGACAACACCGAGTTCTCCCAGATGGACGAGGACGAGGCCGCCGAGGCCATCGTCGAGACCATCCAGGAGACGTTCGGCGGCATCGAGGGCTTCCTCGACAACGAGGACGTTCAGGCCGCGTTCGGCGAGGACCTCCGCGACATCTTCGCGGGCGAGGAGGACGCCTTCGACGGCGAGTTCGCCGAGAAGCAGGCTCGCCCCGACCTCCTCCACGGCGTCACCCAGCGCATCGACACGGGCTACGGGAAGCTCTACGTCACCATCAACGAGGACCCCGAGCAGGAGCGGCCGTTCGAGCTGTTCGCCAACACCGGAAACTCCGGTGGCTTCACGGGCTCGTTCACCGAAGCGCTCGCGAAGACCATCTCCGTGGCCCTGCGGTCGGGCGTCGACCCCGAGGAAATCGCGGACAAGCTCCAGGGCATCCGCTCGCCGAAGGTCGCGTGGGACAAGGGCGCACAGGTCAACTCCATCCCGGACGCGTTCGGCACCGCGCTGCGGCGCTACCTCGACGGCGACGTCGACCGCGCCGCCTACCCCCAGCAGCAGCGCCTCGGCGAAGTGACCGACGACGCCACCACGCCCGAGACTGACGGCGGCGCTGCCTCCGAGCCCCCTGTCGGCGGCCCGCAGGGCCCCTCCGGCGCTGGCGGCGACGGCCAACAGCAGGACGACGCCACGCAGTCGCTCATCGACGCGGGCGAGAGCCCCGAATGCCCCGACTGTGGCTCGATGACGCTGTACTACAGCGAAGGCTGCAAAACCTGCGAATCCTGTGGCTGGAGCGAGTGCTGA
- the trpG gene encoding anthranilate synthase component II, which translates to MNVLFVDNFDSFTYNLVEYVSEQRVDGERPETTVLKNTASIEDVRDVDPDAIVISPGPGHPKNERDVGVTAPVLREVSPAVPTLGVCLGMEAAVYEYGGTVDRAPEPMHGKTSPVEHDGCGVFDGIDQGFPAARYHSLACGEIPDCFEVSARTDHDGTELAMAVRHREHPITCVQFHPESVLTAAGHDLVENFLASV; encoded by the coding sequence ATGAACGTCCTCTTCGTGGACAACTTCGACTCGTTCACGTACAACCTCGTGGAGTACGTCTCCGAGCAGCGCGTCGACGGCGAGCGTCCCGAGACGACGGTCCTGAAGAACACCGCGAGCATCGAGGACGTGCGCGACGTGGACCCGGACGCAATCGTCATCAGTCCCGGCCCGGGCCACCCGAAGAACGAGCGCGACGTCGGCGTCACCGCGCCCGTGCTCCGCGAGGTCAGTCCGGCGGTGCCGACGCTCGGCGTCTGTCTCGGGATGGAGGCCGCGGTCTACGAGTACGGCGGGACGGTCGACCGTGCGCCCGAGCCGATGCACGGGAAGACCAGTCCCGTCGAGCACGACGGTTGCGGCGTCTTCGACGGCATCGACCAGGGCTTCCCGGCGGCGCGCTACCACTCGCTGGCCTGCGGCGAGATTCCGGACTGCTTCGAGGTCTCGGCGCGCACCGACCACGACGGCACCGAACTCGCGATGGCCGTCCGTCACCGCGAGCACCCGATTACGTGCGTGCAGTTCCACCCGGAGAGCGTGCTCACGGCTGCCGGTCACGACCTCGTGGAGAATTTCCTCGCGTCCGTCTAG
- the trpE gene encoding anthranilate synthase component I gives MDITRGEFADLAADGPAVVRVAASLDVGISPLSAYATLTEGEYGFLLESAEKTSASDPDGAFRPSDATEDRHARYSFVGYDPAAVVTAHPDGTEVQALCDDRVTEFLDAGDGDVLDQLRGTLPDVERRGFPDEDRQLLDGGLVGFLAYDAVYDLWLEEVGVERPNTPLPDAEFVLTTRTLVFDRATDTVSLVFTPLVSEEDDPDAVYDALVAEAERVQRELADADEPEFGGFRVTDERAGARDEYEDSVAKAKEAVLDGEVYQAVVSRTRELDGDVDPRGLYAALRDVNPSPYMFLLSHDDRTVVGASPETLVAVHDDTVLNNPIAGTCPRGSSPVEDRRLAGEMLADEKERAEHTMLVDLARNDVRRVSEPGSVRVPEFMRVLKYSHVQHIESTVTGTLQNDQDAFDATRASFPAGTLSGAPKVRAMEHIHALEASPRGIYGGGVGYFSWNGDAEFAITIRSATIGHTGEQDTLRVRAGAGIVADSDPAAEFDETEAKMDGVLAAVERIREDAEEKPETPEVER, from the coding sequence TTGGACATCACCCGCGGCGAGTTCGCGGACCTCGCGGCCGACGGTCCTGCCGTCGTCCGCGTCGCCGCCAGCCTCGACGTCGGCATCTCGCCGCTGTCCGCGTACGCCACGCTCACGGAAGGAGAGTACGGCTTCCTGCTGGAGAGCGCCGAGAAGACGTCCGCGAGCGACCCGGACGGCGCGTTCCGGCCGTCAGACGCGACCGAGGACCGCCACGCGCGCTACTCGTTCGTCGGCTACGACCCCGCTGCCGTCGTCACCGCCCACCCCGACGGGACGGAGGTGCAGGCGCTCTGCGACGACCGCGTGACGGAGTTCCTGGACGCCGGCGACGGCGACGTGCTCGACCAGCTCCGCGGCACGCTCCCGGACGTCGAGCGCCGCGGGTTCCCCGACGAGGACCGCCAGTTGCTCGACGGCGGGCTCGTCGGCTTCCTCGCGTACGACGCCGTCTACGACCTCTGGTTGGAGGAAGTCGGCGTCGAGCGGCCGAACACGCCGCTGCCCGACGCCGAGTTCGTGCTGACGACGCGCACGCTCGTCTTCGACCGCGCGACCGACACCGTCTCGCTGGTGTTCACGCCGCTCGTGAGCGAGGAGGACGACCCCGACGCGGTCTACGACGCCCTGGTTGCCGAAGCCGAGCGCGTGCAGCGCGAACTCGCGGACGCGGACGAGCCCGAGTTCGGTGGCTTCCGCGTCACCGACGAGCGCGCCGGTGCCCGCGACGAGTACGAGGACAGCGTCGCGAAAGCGAAGGAAGCAGTCCTGGACGGCGAAGTGTACCAGGCGGTCGTCTCCCGCACGCGCGAACTCGACGGCGACGTCGACCCGCGGGGCCTCTACGCCGCACTGCGCGACGTCAACCCCTCGCCGTACATGTTCTTGCTCTCGCACGACGACCGCACGGTCGTCGGCGCGAGCCCCGAGACGCTGGTCGCCGTCCACGACGACACGGTGCTCAACAACCCAATCGCGGGCACCTGCCCCCGGGGGTCGAGTCCCGTCGAGGACCGGCGGCTCGCCGGCGAGATGCTCGCCGACGAGAAGGAGCGCGCCGAGCACACGATGCTGGTGGACCTCGCGCGCAACGACGTGCGCCGCGTCAGCGAACCCGGGAGCGTGCGCGTCCCCGAGTTCATGCGCGTGCTCAAGTACAGCCACGTCCAGCACATCGAGTCCACCGTGACCGGCACGCTCCAGAACGACCAAGACGCCTTCGACGCGACCCGCGCGTCCTTCCCCGCCGGCACGCTGTCGGGCGCGCCGAAGGTGCGCGCGATGGAGCACATCCACGCGCTCGAAGCGTCGCCGCGCGGTATCTACGGCGGCGGCGTCGGCTACTTCTCGTGGAACGGCGATGCCGAGTTCGCCATCACGATTCGGTCTGCGACAATCGGTCATACTGGCGAGCAGGACACCCTCCGCGTGCGCGCCGGCGCGGGCATCGTCGCGGACAGCGACCCCGCGGCGGAGTTCGACGAGACGGAGGCGAAGATGGATGGCGTGCTCGCGGCCGTCGAGCGCATCCGCGAAGACGCCGAGGAGAAGCCGGAGACGCCGGAGGTGGAGAGATGA
- a CDS encoding phosphoribosylanthranilate isomerase, producing MTRAKICGLTNDGDRRAAVDAGADALGFIVDVPVDTPREVSVERAADLVAATPPFVTTVLVTMPESPERAVELVERVNPDAVQLHGDGPVSDVAYVAANTPAAAVLKTVDAADPEGARYDDVADALLVDSVDEAGAGGTGRTHDWDATREFADSVDSPVVLAGGLTPENVAEAAATVEPFAVDVASGVERTGGEKDHDAVRRFVANATEHREVEA from the coding sequence ATGACGCGCGCGAAAATCTGCGGGCTCACGAACGACGGCGACCGCCGCGCGGCCGTCGACGCCGGCGCGGACGCGCTCGGGTTCATCGTCGACGTACCCGTGGACACGCCCCGCGAGGTGAGCGTCGAGCGCGCCGCCGACCTCGTCGCCGCCACGCCGCCGTTCGTGACCACGGTGCTCGTGACGATGCCCGAATCCCCGGAACGCGCCGTCGAGCTCGTCGAGCGCGTGAATCCGGACGCGGTCCAACTCCACGGCGACGGTCCCGTGAGTGACGTCGCGTACGTCGCGGCGAACACGCCCGCGGCAGCCGTGCTGAAGACCGTCGACGCCGCCGACCCCGAGGGCGCGCGCTACGACGACGTCGCCGACGCGCTGCTCGTGGACTCCGTGGACGAAGCGGGCGCGGGCGGCACCGGCCGCACGCACGACTGGGACGCGACCCGCGAGTTCGCCGACAGCGTGGACTCGCCGGTCGTGCTCGCGGGCGGGCTCACGCCCGAAAACGTCGCCGAAGCCGCCGCGACCGTCGAGCCGTTCGCGGTCGACGTCGCCTCCGGCGTCGAGCGCACGGGCGGCGAGAAGGACCACGACGCAGTCCGGCGGTTCGTCGCGAACGCGACCGAACACCGGGAGGTGGAAGCGTGA
- the trpD gene encoding anthranilate phosphoribosyltransferase: MEEYIERVTAGEDLSLDEARDAVTRLFEDATDAEIGALLAALRAKGETETEIAGFAQGMRDAAHTIDPDREPLVDTCGTGGDDYDTINVSTTSTVVVSGAGVPVAKHGNYSVSSSSGSSDVLDEVGVDLDASPEAVEETIEDHGIGYMHAPAFHPAMKAVIGPRRELGIRTIFNVLGPLTNPAGADAQVVGVYDPDLVPVLARALSHMGVDHALVVHGDGLDEFALHGESVVAELDDGDIEEYTVTPADFGLDGAPIEAVSGGTPEENARDLRGIVTGDVTGPKRDIILANAGAAIHVAGEADSLKEGAERAAEAIDSGAAGETLETLRGPSMATR, encoded by the coding sequence ATGGAGGAATACATCGAGCGCGTCACCGCCGGCGAGGACCTCTCCCTCGACGAAGCGCGTGACGCCGTCACCCGACTGTTCGAGGACGCGACAGACGCGGAAATCGGCGCGCTGCTCGCCGCGCTCCGCGCGAAAGGCGAGACCGAGACCGAAATCGCGGGGTTCGCGCAGGGGATGCGCGACGCCGCCCACACCATCGACCCGGACCGCGAACCGCTCGTCGACACGTGTGGGACGGGCGGCGACGACTACGACACCATCAACGTCTCGACGACGTCGACGGTCGTCGTCAGCGGTGCCGGCGTCCCCGTCGCGAAACACGGCAACTACTCCGTCTCCTCGTCGTCGGGGAGTTCGGACGTGCTCGACGAGGTGGGCGTCGACCTCGACGCCAGCCCGGAGGCGGTCGAGGAGACCATCGAGGACCACGGCATCGGCTACATGCACGCGCCCGCGTTCCACCCCGCGATGAAGGCAGTCATCGGGCCGCGCCGCGAGCTCGGCATCCGCACCATCTTCAACGTGCTCGGCCCCCTCACGAACCCGGCGGGCGCGGACGCGCAGGTCGTGGGTGTCTACGACCCCGACCTCGTGCCCGTGCTCGCTCGCGCGCTCTCGCACATGGGCGTCGACCACGCGCTCGTCGTGCACGGCGACGGCCTCGACGAGTTCGCGCTCCACGGCGAGTCCGTCGTCGCCGAACTCGACGACGGCGACATCGAGGAGTACACGGTCACGCCCGCGGACTTCGGGCTGGACGGGGCTCCCATCGAAGCGGTCTCCGGCGGGACCCCCGAGGAGAACGCCCGCGACCTCCGCGGTATCGTCACCGGCGACGTCACCGGGCCGAAGCGCGACATCATCCTCGCGAACGCGGGCGCGGCCATCCACGTCGCCGGCGAGGCTGACTCGCTGAAAGAAGGCGCGGAGCGCGCCGCCGAAGCCATCGACTCGGGCGCCGCCGGAGAGACGCTGGAGACGCTCCGCGGCCCCTCGATGGCGACGCGATGA